A region from the Mya arenaria isolate MELC-2E11 chromosome 2, ASM2691426v1 genome encodes:
- the LOC128245532 gene encoding uncharacterized protein LOC128245532 produces the protein MLNFKDKKHNIWSYIYIIACHCSLLYLLETSVIFQRNIHLCIFRVTKIRVTREIVEVGIPEMRFTLEEENDPTFLYTFICRERDFIQLCKNHNLHVGDSENLCEGILDCLREVKQSGLRVRPIQFELMKTVAHLKLPHLQIRWRPACKTRVTQHNKMRQEEKEALRKKLERKCREQRVEIQTMAEMRAENERMRAEIAELREQVRSLKEGANACTAPSTVMADQSRIPRPMAPAPATAHRSLFAAVGRTRPGFAAGRVTTATTTVRRTEPTTARSKSTSSRSTAAPAGSTTRTATRTTTSACSSAATAPSTLSAGGQTAAPSTASAGGQTVEGGAARGRGKVSSKQKRHDDDGGQAKKKAAWR, from the exons ATGCTTAATTTCAAggataaaaaacacaacatttggtcatacatttatattattgctTGCCACTGTAGCTTATTATATTTACTTGAAACTTCAGTAATTTTTCAGAGGAATAttcatttgtgtattttcagggTAACAAAGATAAGAGTTACAAGAGAGATCGTCGAGGTTGGCATT CCTGAAATGAGGTTCACCCTAGAGGAGGAGAACGATCCAACATTTCTCTATACATTTATTTGCCGGGAGAGAGACTTTATTCA ATTGTGCAAAAACCACAACCTCCATGTTGGAGATTCGGAAAACTTGTGTGAGGGTATTCTCGATTGCCTTCGGGAGGTGAAGCAGTCAGG gcTCAGGGTTCGTCCCATACAATTTGAACTTATGAAGACGGTGGCCCACCTGAAGTTACCACATCTTCAGATCAGATGGAGACCGGCATGTAAGACCAGAGTCACACAACACAACAAG ATGCGACAAGAGGAGAAGGAGGCATTGAGGAAGAAGTTGGAGCGAAAATGCCGTGAACAGAGAGTGGAA attCAGACCATGGCAGAGATGAGGGCGGAGAATGAACGCATGAGAGCTGAGATTGCAGAATTGAGGGAGCAAGTCAGGTCTCTTAAAGAAGGGGCCAATGCGTGTACAGCCCCTTCAACTGTAATGGCAGATCAGAGCAGG ATCCCAAGGCCAATGGCTCCTGCCCCTGCCACTGCCCACAGGAGCCTTTTTGCAGCTGTGGGCAGAACGAGACCTGGCTTCGCTGCGGGAAGAGTTACTACAGCAACAACAACTGTGCGCAGGACAGAACCAACAACTGCGCGCAGTAAGTCAACTTCTTCCCGCAGCACGGCAGCACCTGCAGGCAGTACAACACGAACTGCAACACGAACTACAACATCAGCCTGCAGCTCTGCTGCCACTGCCCCCAGCACATTATCAGCTGGTGGGCAGACAGCTGCCCCCAGCACAGCATCAGCTGGTGGGCAGACGGTCGAGGGTGGGGCAGCTCGAGGTCGGGGAAAAGTTT catCAAAACAAAAACGTCATGATGACGATGGGGGGCAGGCAAAGAAGAAAGCAGCTTGGAggtga